Sequence from the Paralichthys olivaceus isolate ysfri-2021 chromosome 1, ASM2471397v2, whole genome shotgun sequence genome:
CATGCTCGCTGatcactgtgcacacacacacacacacaagtgagcATGTCTCTGCAGCACTACACGCGTGTCTATGTGTGAACACACTCCGTGACCCACCGTGTAGAGATCCGTGGATCCCGGTGCTGCAGCGCGGATCTGACCGGACTCCTTCAGCGCTCTGCGGGGGATGAGCTATGCTAACGTCTGCTAGCCAAGTAGCATCCAGCTGTTTGTGACATGTAGccagtatgcacacacacacacacataaacacacactggcagaTGTTCCCGGTCACAGTGATCGATTCCTGCAGAGGACAGCACGCGAGGTTTCCCGGTCACAGACCGTCTGTGTCAAACTGTTCATCCATACTGAAAATAACAATACACTTTGTCCCTGTTGTGTGATTTGGTGACGACAGGGGGCGCTAAACGACCTCTGCGTTTCACCTTTAGGTGTTTCAAACTGTGGTCATAGATGTGCAATGCACatgtattagtattattaaataaaaatagtattaaaggaaaagaaaaagggggagaaagagcATCTGAGTGAAAACACTGTCTGTATTACTCTGCATTAGTTTCTCTCTGTGCAATTCATGGCTTATGTGcaattattttcactgtgtgtatCCTCATACTgtttatattctgtttacactcTATATATTTGTTCTATTccacattatatttttatattgttttataataCCTTGCATTTATATGGATTGCACGGTAGTTGTTACGTTACtgtcctctttgctgctgtaGCGAAGCAAATCCCctcattgtgggactaataaaggactatcttattttatcttatttaattttatcttatcttatctcttattttattttattgtatttctcaCACTGttggactacacacacacacacatagaaggacgaaatgtaaatatatagcaTAATAATTTAACAGTATAAGTAAgtgaataaatagataaattcAGTTTGCGATGAAAAAGgctattttttacatttctacatttattcagTATTACATGAATTTATTTCCAAAACGATCACAGCGGCCATGTCTGCTGGGAACAACACAGCGAATAACGGAACCTCTAAGCCAATCACATCGCACCGCGGTGGCCTCCCCAGCCAATCACTGCGCCGCTCTCTTAAACCGTCGcctcaccagcagcagcaagaaCCATCAGCTAGCTTCTTTTAGCATCTTTAGCTAACCCCCGGACACACAGGCGCATCTGTCCGCTCTCTGTCTCGGTGATGTGTGTCGCTTGATTTCTACGGAAGTTGACGGTGTGAGCGACTGAAGCGAAGCTGTGGTGTGAAGGTAAAGACTCGTGTTCACGTGTCGTGTCCGCTGCAGCGAGGTAAACGTCgcgggagggagagagggagggaggggaggaatcAGAACGCGTTGTTGACGTTAGCATGGTTAGCTAACAGAGGCTAAGGAAACTTTGCGTAAAAGCCTCCTGCGCGTAAAATAAACCTCAGcgtgaaataaatgtgttagCACGGCTAGCTCCTGTTGTCATCGTGGATAATATACGCGTGCATGTGGTAGGCTTTTTTCCCCATGTTCCTTATTCGCACTGAAACTTTATGCACatggaaataaatgtttgttagtGACTCACCACGGACGCATCTGTTTCCTTTAACCTCCTGTTAATGTAAAGAACATTGTCACGCTATTGGTTGTCTGTCTCTGATCTTTTTGCTCATtccacacacaataaaacaaaatatatatgaatgtgtAAACAAGATCATTCATCTATTTGAGTTGATAATGAATTCAAATCATTCTCAACCAAGAACATTTTCTGCTGAGCATCCCTCCTGACTTATTTCTGTGAAGTCCACTAAACCAGATAGGTGCACTCACAATTCTgatagagaaaataaaggtaaaatgtaataaaagcaGTGTGTGGAGTTCTGTCACTGTTCTGTCATCTTCTAGCAAACCTGTCtggtttcagctgcagcctcGCTGAAATATTCCCCATAAAAAGACCCTCTTGTCTGTGTCTTCAATGCATTATGTTGTGGATGTTACCAGGAGACTGCAATCATTTGCCATTGAAATTAGAATTTTCTGTAAGTAACTTCAATCAGGTCTTCAGGTCAATTAAACAGAATGTAGCTAATGTAATCTTATATCTGTCTCATTTCAAATCCACCATGAATtgacctcctccctccctccctcagatGCAGTTCATGCTGCTGTTCAGTCGGCAGGGAAAGCTGCGCCTACAGAAATGGTACGTGCCTCTGTcggacaaagagaggaagaagatcTCCAGGGACCTGGTGCAGACCATACTGGCCAGGAAACCCAAGATGTGCAGCTTCTTGGAGTGGAGGGACCTCAAGATTGTGTACAAGAGGTAAAGGAATAAGAGATGTTGAAGAATTGGGTCGTGGAACTCTTACAGTGCCTCGCTTTGCTTATTTCAGTCTATACAGTATTCCTAACAGTTACAGTCCAAGTATGGAACATGATGAAGACTGTGAGATGTGGTTGAAAGccctggtttaaaaaaaaggtaaagtAGTGGAAGTAGCAAGTAGTTATTTAGTTTACTAAACCTTGAAATATTTGACAGACATTTGACTTTGGGGTTTAAAAATCCGTGTTAGGTATTTCAGAAAATGCTGTATTACTGTTTGGTTGGTCACATCACTTCAATGTCTCTGGTGATTCACTGATTGTTTTTCAGGCACTGAGTTTTCTGGCATTTAGCTCGAACATTCTGGTGTGTTATGATATTCAGAATTACTTCTTCTCTACTAATAACTGCCAAACAGTTAAGGGCTATAGTACAAATATGccttaaaatgaataaataagtcTTAAAGCAACATgtgattaaaatatttattcatcacCAAATACTTACAGTTTCTTTAATCACATCATCACCAATGTTCATCTGTTGCTTTCTTGCTGTTGCAGATATGCAAGCCTGTATTTCTGCTGTGCAGTCGAGGATCAGGATAACGAGCTGATCACGTTGGAAATCATCCACAGATACGTGGAGCTGCTGGACAAATACTTTGGCAGTGTGAGTGTCACACGTGTAATACGCTTATTGATGACGTGGGGAGGGGGAAACAAACAGACCAGAGGAACCTAAGGTTTTTCCGTCAGGACGGTGTCTCTGATCATCTGCTCTGTTGTGACCAAACAGGTGTGTGAGCTGGATATCATCTTCAACTTTGAGAAGGCCTACTTCATCCTGGATGAGTTCCTGCTGGGTGGAGAGGCCCAGGAGACGTCCAAGAAGAACGTGTTGAAGGCCATTGAGCAGGCCGACCTGCTGCAGGAGGTACGCACGCTTCTTCATCAACAGATAGATAGTGTCAGGTCAGCAGCACTTGGGGAAGAGTGACAACTAATGATTATTTCCCCTTTCCGTTAACCTGTCAAAGATGTTCTCGATTTCTCGATTTAAGACATTggtctgtaaaatgtcaaacaaaaccTTTTCCAGCACAATTAGTGGCTATAAGAAGGTTTTTAAAAGCTGTTGCAGCCAAAAAAGGTTATTGGCTCCTTTTCCGTTGCCATTAAAGGAGTTTGTcgttaagtttttatttttaacatcaaAAACTtgctgtgctctctctctcacctcgctgtcttgccaaatgATCACATTCACCTggttgtcatgtttccatcacagccagacctgtgtctactgcagagtaatttgacccgggagtgaatgctgattgtatccattcccactgCAGAGAAAAGCCTGATGTTAGTGGtatttttgaccagtggaaaaggggctatAGTTGTTTTAGTACAAGTTTCAGTGCTAAGTCTTTAGTTTTAAAGAACTTGTTCTGCTCAGCCAACAGCCCAAACCACAAGGATATTAATTTTACTGTAATCtaagacaaaacaaactgaattcaGCTCATACGTTGCATattttcttaagtaattattcacacGACTCATCAGTTATGAGACTTAAATTTCCTGTCACTGGATTAATCATTTCAGCTGACTTGGTGaatcaccctctctctctcatgctcaGTCATGTCAAACCAGATAGAAGAGTAGAactaacattttgtttttttctttcacctcgTGGCCATCTGCACATGCCttcaactgtttattttaaacccGCAGTGCTTGATTAATGCCGCCATGTTGTGCCACTGCACCACAGCAAATGCTGTCCTGAGGGTTTGCATTGCTGCCGGGCTGAAGTCATTTTCAGTCGACAGAATCGGTgcacagtgatttatttttagcaAAGCATGCAGCACTGTTGTTGTAACAGCACAACTGAACAGGCTTGTAACAGGTTCAACTCATTGGAAAGGCCTCCTGTTCTTTTTAGACATTTAGTGACATGCAGGGACTGTTACTTCTAGTTTGCAGCTGCATTATTTTCTACAGAACGTGTGACTGATGTTCAAGCTAACAACAAGaacccttttccttttttctgcagGAGGCCGAGGCACCACGGAGCGTTTTAGAGGAGATTGGGCTGACATAAATCACCCCTCTGCTGCCTCGCCGTTCTTTCTACCAATTCAGATCTGGCGACCTCCATGACTCCCCCCGTCTTCTCCTGGTCACTGTGTTGGTGTTGTATGTATATAATCACCATCGCTGTACTGTACTATCCTGTAATGTCCTTTCAATGTGGTGCCAACTGTGCTTTTGATGTGTCCTTATGTACAAGTTCCCTCGCTGTGCTATTATCGTACGTCACTCCCGCAACTTCTTCAAAATGCCACAGAGAACAATGTAGCAACAACATGAAATCTCCATGAAGATCATCCATCATCACAGATTGAAGGGTTGGTTGTGCTGTTTGGCTTCAGGAATTTTTTAAGGTGCTGTTGAAGCTGCAGTATGTTCAAGTCACAGAGCAAAGCATCTGATTTCAGGAAAGAATAAATACTGAGACATggaaatttgattttttttcacaattctCAACTCTTCCAAACATATAGATGAAATACTTttctataaaataataaatgttaaatttggTTCCTCTACAAATTGAGTAAGGAGATATGTCGTATGCCTTTCAGACTTGGGTGCTCACATCCGCCCTGAGTGATCCAGTCACTAGTGGTCAGCGCTAAATACAGGTCTGAATGCACCCGAATGTGTCCTCACTGCATCCTGAGATCTAAGCACAGACCACATTCTCAGGTTGTCTGCTTAGCGCTGTACACTCGTGATCTCTGGGCAGAtattaataccaggtctgaacagagcCCAGAAACAACTTCTGGACAACAGCAACAAGTGTTGTGAAATTATCTCCTTGGGtttacttttttaaaagattGGGAATTAATTTTTTGGAAGATCTGTTGCTCAGCTCTGTGGCTCAAATATAAAGGTATAACTATTAGCTTGGGCTAATGTTGGAAACACTGACACTGTTACAATCACTTCTATGTGGGTAAATTCAGCCCagcagagaaattaaaaagaattaCCTACAATCAGTATCAGGTTTGTACAAATTTGTTTGGCGATTCCTCTCCAGAAAGAAACCATGACCTTTTAATGATGCATGTTTACTTTAACCAACCAGCTGTTTGTATTTAGTGTAAAACTGTTATTTCATCTTTGCATTTTTCTGacaatgacatttttctttcagattGAAGTTTGTAACGGTCTCTTAAGATAAATCTTAGGTCGGTCTCTCCCTTAGTCCAAGGTCAGGATAGCATAGTGaccaaataaaagaaatgctATTTCATGTATTGTGATGACAGGTTGGCTTACTCTGAAAGAATTAACATATGACCAAAGAACACTGTGTTTTACCTTCTCAATGGTGTCTAATGTGGCAGAAAAGGGATTTACGATGGGAGGATGTATGGGTTATTTGGCTATATGactatatatacaaacacacaccagtattatgttattattacagTCCTTTTAAAGACAGGTGTATCCTCGGTGTCCTTATGGATCAGGAACGTGGAATGATGAACTGCACATATCAGGGTACATCAATAATATTCATCACTGACGGCTTATTTAAGTCAACAAGTTCGAAACAGACGCTCATCCCAAAATGTTATGGCagtccagtgttttttttaatctttaaaccACAAAGTGTTTCTGTTGAGCAAATATTAAAGAAGTTTCTTTGATTTGTGCAAAAGAAATCTATTACTTTTCTATCAAACACTGCCGACACATTTCTTATGTTTGAAAGTTATTATCAATAAATGtattgagaaagaaaaaatgtgttgatgttttcttgtgatgttttcactccatGTAGTTCCACAGGTTCAGTTCAAAGCACCATTAACTTACTGCGTCACCACTCACATTTATTCCTTCCTATACACACAGAGTTCTGATTAAAATCAAGAAGCCGTTCATGTCACTGTTTTCAGCAGATCCACTGGTGCGTCTGTTTTAGACTCAGGACTACGCTCCTCAGTGTCGACGCTCACATCTACGTCACAGTTTTTAGGAATTAGCTCTGTTTCATTCGTCTGTTCACTGGGACTCGTAGCAGAATtgttctccatctcttcctcagactctttctctttttccgaATTTCCTGAGGATGTGGTTCCTT
This genomic interval carries:
- the ap1s2 gene encoding AP-1 complex subunit sigma-2, with the protein product MQFMLLFSRQGKLRLQKWYVPLSDKERKKISRDLVQTILARKPKMCSFLEWRDLKIVYKRYASLYFCCAVEDQDNELITLEIIHRYVELLDKYFGSVCELDIIFNFEKAYFILDEFLLGGEAQETSKKNVLKAIEQADLLQEEAEAPRSVLEEIGLT